From Apteryx mantelli isolate bAptMan1 chromosome 14, bAptMan1.hap1, whole genome shotgun sequence, the proteins below share one genomic window:
- the CXCL14 gene encoding C-X-C motif chemokine 14, producing the protein MKLLTAALLLLFIAMCLASAEGVKCKCSRKGPKIRFSNVRKLEIKPRYPFCVEEMIIVTLWTRVRGEQQHCLNPKRQNTVRLLKWYRVWKEKGRVYEE; encoded by the exons ATGAAGCTCCTGACAGCAGCTTTGCTCCTGCTGTTCATCGCGATGTGCTTAGCCAGCGCCGAAG GAGTAAAGTGCAAATGTTCAAGAAAAGGTCCTAAAATACGATTCTCTAATGTCCGGAAGCTGGAAATAAAGCCACGGTACCCCTTCTGCGTGGAAGAGATGATTAT CGTAACTTTGTGGACGCGGGTGCGAGGCGAGCAGCAGCACTGCTTGAACCCCAAGCGCCAGAACACGGTGCGGCTGCTGAAGTGGTACAGAGTATGGAAGGAGAAAGGCAG GGTTTATGAAGAGTAG